The Sulfolobus sp. A20 genomic interval GTTTCGAGTATATCTAAAAAGAAGGAAGTAAACACTGAAGATCTGATAGAAATATACGACTCCAATGGAATTCCTCCTGATTTAGTAAGTGAAGAGTTGAAAAAAAGAGGAATTAAAGTAGATATACCTCATAACTTTTATGGGTTAGTAGCAAAAAGACACCAGACCTCATCCATTAAAGAAAAAGAAAGGCAAAAATTGCCTAAGGAAGTGATGGAAATATTCTCCAAGGTTCCATCAACTGAAAAGTTGTATTACAAGGATCAATATATGAGGTCTTTTGAGGCTAAAGTAATACAGGTGTTTAAAAATTATATTGTCTTGGACAGAACAGCGTTCTACCCAGAAGGTGGTGGACAATTAGGAGATACTGGAGTAATATATGATATAAACAATAACGAAAATTACAAGGTTATTGACACGCAAAAAGTTGGTGAAGTGGTAGTTCACGTATTAGATAAAGAACCTAAAATTAAGGCTGGTGATATTGTAAAAGGTGAAATTGATTGGGAGAGGAGATACAGATTAATGAGACATCACACAGCTACTCACATAATTCTAGCTTCTGCCAAAAGAGTTCTAGGGGATCATGTTTGGCAAGCTGGTGCTGAGAAAACACCAGAAAAAGGAAGACTTGACATAACTCACCATAAGCCATTAACAGAAGAGGAAATCAAGCTCATAGAAGATTATGCAAATAAAGTTATTGCTGATAGGAGACCAGTAAGACCAATAGAGATAAATAGAATAGAAGCTGAAATGAAGTATGGCGTTTCGATTTATGAAGGAGGGGTTCCAAATTCGGCGATAATAAGATTATTAGAGATAAAGGATTGGGACATTGAAAGTTGCGGAGGTACACATGTTAGTAATACCAGCGAAATAGGTTCTGTGAAAATAATTAACGTTGAAAAAATTCAAGATGGTGTCATAAGATTGGAATATGTGGCGGGAAGTGCATTAGTAGATTATACTAGAGAGTTAGAGAAAAAGATTGACGAAATCTCGAAAATAATTAACGTTGACTCTTCGCAAGTAGCCTCTAGATTAAAAAGAATATTAGACGAAAAGAACAACGTTGAGGAATTATTATCTCATTATAGAAAAATATACGAAAATCTTATAATAAGTACAATAAAGCCGTACGAGATTAACGGAATAAAAATATACGTTTTAGAAGGGCTAGAAGATGAGGAGGAGATAAAGGAGATAACGCGAAAGATAACATATTCTCAAAATAATATTGTTGTAAGCATTACTGATAATAAATTACAAATAGGTACTTCGAAAAATATTGACGTGAGTAAAATAGTAGAAGAATTTAGAAAAATTGGCGGAAGAGGTGGGGGTAAAGGTACTTTTGCCAACATATTATTGGATCAGCGTAGAAGTAAGGAACAAATAATTGAAATTATTAAAAGAGGGATATTAGTGTAAATTAATGAATATTACCAGAAATATAAAGGATGCTTACATCGATTATAAATATTTTTTAAATAGGGGCTATTCTAGAAAGATAGCACTAGATGCCATCAGTGCCAGATATAATTTAAGTAGATTAGAAAGACTTTTGCTTTATAGATGTGTACATTCTGATTCAGAGATAACTAATGTTAAGTCTAAGATAATTGAAACTAATAAGGAACTAGTAATAGATGGTTATAACGTAGCATTAACGTTAATAGCTGGAATGAAAGGAGAGGAAATTTATGAGTGTGACGATGGTTTCTTTAGAGACTTAGGACTTGGTAAACATAAAAATAGTGAAATGTTATCTGATGTTCTGGTATTGGTGGTTGAATATTGTGAGAAATTAAAAATCAGATGTGAAGTTATTTTGGATAAACAAATAAGTAAAAGTGGAGAGATATCTTCAGAGTTGAGGAAAAGGGGGATAATCGCTAAAACTGTAGATAAAGCTGATAAAGAAGTAATTATATCAAAGAAACCAGTATATAGCAATGACTTCGTAATCCTTTACAATTCTCATATGATATCTACAGTTTTAAATGATCTTTTTCAAGATTACAAAATCGTAAAGTTAAATTGGTGAAGAGCAGTTATCTACTAAAAAATAATTAGATGTCTCTAAGAGCTAGTATTATTATCAGTACCTGACTTCCTCCCTGCTATAAATGGCGAGGCTTTCCTTAACCTTATAAGACATAAATTATTAGCTAGTATCTTACTTCACTTGAGGAGGATGAAAGAAAAATTTTAATGGAGTTTTCCATATAGTTATATTGGACCCGTAGCTCAGCCAGGATAGAGCGCCGGCCTCCTAACAAATTAGGAGGAAAGCCGGTGGTCGCGGGTTCGAATCCCGTCGGGTCCGCGCATAAATTGTTATGTATCAATCTAATTTTTATCAAAAGTTTACTATTTATTGAACTACGATCTTTTCTGTTAATTACACGCATTTTGATATTACGCTGTAACTAAGATTTTCCTTATTTCTGAAAATTTATTTGTAACATATTCAATAAGATCCACATATAGCAATCGTTAATTACTATCTTATCGAAAAGTTCTTTGAATTATAGATTAGGTAATTTTTAAGCAGTATAAGTAGGCATTGAGCTTAAGTTTAAATCCTAATAGAAAAGAATAAACTTGATTAGAAATGTTAGGTACAAAAATATCGTTGAAGTACAGCGTGCTAATACCTATTCTAGGGTTTACTCTATCCTCTTACTCTATGGTTAATTTTGTATTTTATTCACAGTACATCGACTATAGTAAAGTAGTAGACTTCATCCTAATAGGGGCACCTTTTATAGGAAGAGCTCTAACACCAATTACGTATGGAATACTTGTATCGAGAGTAGGAATAAGCAGAATCCTTTATAGCTCATTGGGCAGTATGGGACTGATTGACTTATTCGAATATTATACTTATGACTTTGATACACTTTTAGTTCTTAGAATAATAATCGGTATATTATTTGGATTATCAACTTCAGCATCAGTTGAGTTAGCTACAGAGAGTAAGAGCAATATCATAGTAGGAATGACAATGGGAGGATGGGCATTGGGCTGGGTTCTGGCAGCTACAACAGCGTTCATATTGGAACAGAGAATGTTGTTAGCAAGTGTAGTATTGATAGTAATAGCATTACCATTATTACTAAAATCCAGCAATCTTCAAACATTTATAGGAGGCAACAAAATGAATTTGGCATTCTCGGCTGAGGCTTTGTTAATATTTTTACTAGGTTTCGAACCAGCATATATATTACAAGTAGTTCCTTCATTACTAGGTGATGGGCTATCAATACAAATATCACTAATCGCTTATCTAATCTCATTTGCATTTTATATCTTATTTTCTATCTTAAAAGATAAAATAAAGACTCTAATAATATCGTCATTGATCGTGGGAATATTGGGATTTCTATCATTCTTCCTCTTAATACCATGGATTTTTATACCTTTTACAGCCTTAGGTCTAGGAACTAATGCGATATTACCTATAATAGCTAAAATGACGGGTATAGAACCTAGGAGAATAGGGCCTAGTATGAACTTAGCTTCGCTTAGTGGATTTATAATACCAGTAGGAGTAGAATTGGGTAATGTTCTTTATAACTCAGCTGTATTAACTCTGATTACCAGCATAATGCTTGTTACTTTTGTATATCTTAGAACTAGAGCCTCCCGTTACTAGTTTTTGCTATTAATAAACTTGAATATTTTAGGCTAAACTTCCTATTGATTATAGTTTTTAATTATTTGCAATAGGAATATAATTTTATAATTACTATTACAAAATGACGAAAGCCCCACCATTCATGGCGGGATGGAAAAAGTTTCTTAAAAGTCAATATTGTTGGGAGGGGTTCTCTAAGCCTCTCGACTGCCCCTCAAGTGAGAGATGTAAACACAAATCGATGAGGGGAACCCTCGCCATTTATGGCGGGGAGGAAGTCAGATGTTGAAAACTATATTTGCTCAAAACGCATGATTTAGCACTTCTTTTTGCTCCATAAAAGGTTATAACCTAAATTTGGGTAAAAGCTTTTTATAGCTGTTACTTGGTATGTCTTGATCTAAAATGGCTGATATTAAAACTATAGGTTTTGCCATAGTAGCTATAATATTAGTCGTAATAGCCGCTGTAGGTTTTTATGAATATTCAGTAGCTAACTCGAAGTATTTAAGCCTTGAAAGTAATTATCAGTCTGTACAAAGCCAATACATGACATTACAAGGCAATTACACTAAGCTAAATCAGACTTATGGACAATTAGCCTCTAAATACAGTGAACTTGAAGGATTGTATCAAACTATGTTAATGTATGCTAAGAATAATTATACCTTATACAAGCAAGCGGAGTCAAACTATACTTATTATAAAATGTTATATCAACAAATGTTACAAGAAGTTAGTAAGTTAAACGTCACTGGCTATAGACCTGGGGCTGCCCTAGCTACAGTACTACAGTTTTACGATGGAATAGCAATAGAATCACCTTCCGATGTTTTGCCATATTTGGCTCCAAACTTCACAGCAATGATAATAGGGCAACCTTTTGCGGGAACGTATAATCTAAATACGTTTAACAGTACTTGGCTCTCTGATTTCTTTGGAACTTACGAAACAGTGTACTTCTACACTACAGCATTACCTACAGTGACTCCAATTAATGGAAATGTCTACAATATAACTGACGTAGTACAGTACTTTGTAGCTCCCACCAGTGATCCAGTATATCTACAAGTTTTTAACGCAAGTAATACTATAATTGTTCAATTCATAAATGGAATGCCAGAAATAACAGAGTTGATGTGGAAAGGAAATGAGGTTTCTCCTTCAGCTGTGATAGCAGGTTATCCTTCTCAACATTCACTACAAGCTAATCAAGTTTTAGAAGAGTTCTTATCACAAATTAACGCATTAGGTGCTGAGTTCCCAGCTAACACTATAAGCCAGAGTTTTGCTCCTAATGCACAGTTAATATTAACTGGACAATTGCCACCAGTCTTTAAAGTAGGAACATATAATGGTACTTCAAACATACAAAAGGTATTTAGAACATGGGATAACTACTTCATATTTGCCCTAACTTACGTTCAAAATCTATTACCGAATGGCACAGCAGTACCTCCTACCGTTGAGGTCATGCTAACGCCTTCAGGTGCTAATGCTGAAGTTATAGCAAATGATACTGTATTCTTCGGATTTGTCAATCAAGGTGAACCAAACTTCCCAATGATATATGATTTGCACGTTGACATTAATGCATATTTTAGTTACAATACTACCACCGCGTCTTGGCAGATAACTAAGGAAGTATGGAATGTAACTCAAGTAAATGCATTGTCTGATACTATTTACTATAACCTAAACCAACCCATAATGAAAGTAAGTGGAGAGCAGACAGTAATGGTAAACGCTACTAGTGGCCAAGGATATGCATTACAAGTAGGTAATATGATGGTAATTGTTAAACCTCACACATATGCTGAACTAGCTAACGGAACATTATTACCAGTATATAACTTCTCTTTAGTTACATTTAGTCTCGAAGCGATATATCCGCCAGCAGCTCAATACAACTTAACTCCTCTGTTTGCATTTGCCTTCGCAGTTAATGGACAAATAACACCGGCTATATCGTTAGTAACTAACGTTAATGGAAAAATAGTAGCACAAGCCCCAATAACTATGGTATGGGCGCCTGATACATGGACTTCTTGGACATGGTTTGGTGGGACTTTTAATGGTACTGCTTATATTGGAGGGAGTTATAAGTTTGCTGATCACTGGCTATACGGAAATGGAGTAATGATTAATGTTCAATTCTTTAAGCCAGTTATATGGATTTTCGAATCTTCAGAGACTCCAGTCGCTACGCCACCTAAACCAGTACAAGTTAGTGTCAGTCCAGCATATGGGTTAACCCCAGTAAATGTTTACAGCTACGAAATCAATGGTACACAAGGTGGTGTAGCCTTTGCTGGAAACATGATAGTTGTAGTACAACCAAATACAAAGATAGTAACTCCGTCTGGTAACTTAACTGTATTCAACTTCTCCGTAGTCTTCTATAATCCTGCTAATGCTGGAAATGCACCAAACGGACAAGCACCCATATTAGCATTTGCCTATGCAATTAATGGAAATGTGACATTTAGTTATTCATCAGTTAATTCTGTAACCGGACAAGCTAATCCATTTATAACGATAATACTTACTCCAAGCCAAGATGTGACTATGTGGACATGGGGACCTAAGGGGTACTTATTTGAAGATCCTATAATAGTAGGTAATGGAGTAGTAATTAACCTAACATTCTTCAAGCCAGTACCATGGATACTGACTGCACCAGTAACATCTTCGACCAGTACCTCAACAAGTATGAGTTCATCTTCGACTACATCAACTACATCTACGTACACATGGGGAGGATAAATTATAGTTTAAGGAGTTAATCTTTTTTTCTTTCTATTGTATGCTATAGTTATTGTATGATTAAGATTACCTCTGTTAATGGGAATATTATAGAGGGATTAGTACCAGCAAGATGCGCATTAGGATACTATCACGTAAAAGTTAGGATAAGTGGTTATAAGATAGAGAGTTCAGAATGTGAATGCGGAGAAAAAATATGTAAACATGCAATTCAACTCTTTTTACATTATCAGAGGACGAGAAAATGACAATAATAATGATCAGACCTTCCGGTGAAATAGCTTTAAAGTCTCCAAGAACTAGAAAAAACTTTGAATATACTTTAGTTAATAACATAAAAAATAGTTTAAAAGTAGAGAAGATTTGGATAAGCCAAGGCCTAATATATTTAGAGACTAACTCTGATTATATAGATACTCTTAGTAAAATGTTCGGTGTAGCATATTTCTCGCCAATTATAATTTATGACTTTAGTGATTTGCATGATATAGTTAATAAAGCTGAAGAAGTTTTCTCTGAGGTAGTAAAAGATAAGACTTTTGCAGTACGCGTTAAAAGAATAGGTAAACATAATTTTTCAAGCTTAGATGCTCAAAGAGAGATTGGATCAAGATTATACAGATACAGTAGGGGCGTGAATTTAGAAAATCCAGAGGTAGAAGTGTTTTTAGACATAAGGAATAACAAGGCTTACCTCTATTATAAAAAATATAAGGGTCCTAGAGGTCTCCCTGTAGGAATAGCAGGTAAGACTATAGTATTGTTTTCTGGTGGAATAGATTCACCAGTAGCGACATGGATGATAATGAAGAGGGGAGCATTACCAGTTATCCTTAACTTTAATTTAGGTGGAGAGATTCACAAAAGAGTAGTGAATGAAGAACTAAGTGTATTAAAGAGTTGGAGTGGTGGGCACAAATTAAAAGTATATATGGTTAAAGGTATGGAAGTCATGATTAAAATAGCTAAATTAGAGAATAGAAAATACAACGTAGTATTACTTAAGAGAATCATGTATAGGACTGCAGAAAGGCTAGCTGAGAAATTTAATGCACATTCCATCACGACTGGAGAATCACTATCTCAAGTTTCATCACAAACAATGAAAAATCTATACGTTACAGAATACGGAATTAACATGCCAATATTTAGACCATTAATTGGTTTTGATAAGGAGGATATAATAGATCTAGCCAGAAAGATAGGAACTTATGAGTTCTCGATTAAACTTCCAGAATATTGTGCAATATCTAGTAAGTCATCTACATCAGTTGATTTGAAAAATATTCTTGAGCTGGAGGAAAAAATTAATATAGATTATGACATTCTAATAGATAGTGCAGAAGTAATTGAAATATAGATCAGTACTCACACGCGCACATCACTGCTCAGTCCGGGGTTCACACATCATTACTCTAGTTTTTTAATAACTCTCTTAAAAATTTTTCTAGTTCACTCTTTGTTTCAACTAAACTATTATAGTGTCGTGGAGGACTTTTGAAATAGTAACCACAAACCTCTTTGACAGCACCACCTATTCCCTTACTTAAGAGGATCTTGGCTATTCGAATTAAATCAATCAATGGACTTACAGCATTAATTGAGTCATAAGTCTTTAGCGAAATGTCTATCCTTACTGGAATTCCTATGCCATAAATTCCCTCAATTACCATATAACTAACTCGTCTGTCTTTGAGGAATTCCACGTAATCTGATGTACCAGCGACTACTTCTGCCCCATTTGAATATTGAGAAATATATGAAGACTTAATGCCTTTTTTAACATCTTTTCTCCATTCCTCTAATGTTACTAATGCCTCAGTAGATCCAGCAATGTCTACTTGATATGATCTTAAAATCTTTACACCTCTACTTTTCAAAAACTCAATAATTCCAGTATGCGTTATCGTACCGCCTATTTGGCTTAATAAATCATCTCCTAGTACTGGAATTCTCTTTTCAGCGAACTTATACCCCATTTCTTTAGCTATAGGAGTTGGAGTAGCATTTACGAAAGATGTACCAACATTAAGAGAAGCTAGAGCATAAAAATTGCTCGCATTAATGGCACCTGTAGGTAATAAGTTTACCATAACTTCAACCTTTTCTTCTTTTAAAACATCTTCAATATCAACAGGTTTGTCCTCTGACTCCTCTATAATATTTGAGAGTATTCCGGAGTTGCCGTCAAATGTGGGTCCTCTTAAGACCATTATATCATTTTTAACGTCTACGTATTTATCAACAACATTTGGTTTAGAAAATATTGCTTCCCTTAGCTTTTTATTAACCTTTCTTTTATCAATATCAAAAGCCACTACGATATCTAGCTCTGAAGGTTTTATTGGCAAATCTAGTATTCCATAAATCTCTCTCCCATTTTTGGCTAACTCAATAGCTTGTACTAGCGCTGACGCGACATTTCCTACTCCTATTAATCCTACTCTAACCAATTTGCGCCACCAAGATTTGAAAGATTAACGGAATTACTATTCCTAATATAATACTTAAAATTGCCGAAATAATAGCTGAATCTCTTTCTGAACTTTTAATCATCTTAAATTCACCATCTCTAAACATCTCTCTTATTATCGGAATGTAGTATCCAGCTGAAATAGCACTATTAAGTACAGCTATTATTGTAAGCCATGGGTATATAAATGAGCTCTCAAATAAGAATAGTTTTCCCCAGAACCCAAAGATAGGAGGTATTCCGAGAAGACTTAAAATCAATATAGTAATTGCAAAAGTTAATGGTCTATCTTGTGAGGATAATCCCCTTAATCCTGAAATATCTGACGTACCAGACACCTTCTCTACATGACTTACCGTTCCAAATAGACCCACTTGGGCTATGCCATAAGCTAAAGATTGAACTAGTATACCAATAATCGCTATTGTAGGTGATAATGGAAACATAGCAAACCCTATGAGAATATAACCGACTTGAGTTATTGAGCTGAACGATAATATTGATGCTATATCTTTTCTGGAAAATGCTGTTATATTACCCACTATCATACTACCAATTGATATAACAATGAATATTACAATTTCTAAGAAGTTTGGATCTGATAGATAAATTACTCTAAATAAGGGAATTATGCCTACTAATTTACCTACACTTGAGATGAAGGCTACTGAAATTCTATCAGAGTTAGTATAAACATCAGGTAGCCAAGCTTGAAAGGGAAAAGCACCCATCTTAAATAAGAAAGCAATTGATATGAAAGTAATTGCAAGATAAAAGACGTCAGGATAAACAATTGAAGTAGTGAAGAAAAGAGAATTTGTAGACACTAAATATGAGGCGAACCCTATAATCATCAAAGAGCTAGAAACTAGTCCCATGATTAAGTATTTTATACCAGCGTCAACTGACAAGTAATCCTTATGTAACATAGTAATTGCGTAACTTGCAGCTGATGAAATAGCCCATGATACTAGGATAACCACTATGTTATTAGCAAATGACATATATAATAATCCTAAAACTGATAACATCATTAAAGAGATCATTGATGACCTAGTGCTCCAACTAATTAAATGGTCTTTCGAGTTAAGAATACTCAGAAGTCCAATTGATATTGCAGTAATAGCAAAGAAATAGCCAGGCACATCAACTATCAAATTTCCTGAGAAAAGCTTGTAATTTACTAACCCACTACTCCAAGAATATATGAAAGTAGCTATACTAATTAACATAAAGACAATCGATAGCCATATACCTAGTTTGAATCTTCTATCGTCCCTGCCATTATCAATATATAATATTAATATGGAAATTAATAAAAAGAGAAACGATGGAATTAAAATTGGTAGATAGAGTAGGAAGTTAGTCATTTATCCAATCACCCCAAATAATATTAGAACTATAATTAATAATACGACTACACCCCATGCATAAAGTAAAATGTAGTCACCGAGCACATGATCTTCTATTACGTTATATATCCTAGATCCAAAATTAGTTATGGACCTTGGTAGTTTCTCATTAAGACCTATATCAACAGCACCTCTCTCAAATGATCTGAATAAAGTGTTAGAAAATCCTTGGAAAGCATATCCAAACTTATCGAAAGCTGGATTAACATACCAGCCATAATATCCAAAATCCAATAGACTTTTGATTGAATTAAGATTTAGCGTCCTGGTATACACTAAAAATGCAATAATCCAGCCTATCGCGGACAAGACTAGACTTATGTAGTCAATCTGCGTGTAAGTTATTATTCCAAAGAATGAAGCTATATAGAAGTAAACTCCTCCCAATATTATGGAAGCTAAGATTAAGAACGCTGGACTAATTACCATTATCATACTCAAATGTCCATGAGATTTCTCCTCTGAATTACCTCTCCATAAGAAGGTTCTGGATATGTACCTTAGAATATATAGAGAGCCTAAGAATTCCAAAATTACATAAACGTAGAATATAGCAGGTATAGAAGACGTTAAATTTCCTATGAAGTCGTGGGCCCAGAAACCAATTAGTGGAGGCAAATTAGCAAGATTTAAAGCGGCTATAAGCTGTAGTATGAAAACTGATGGTAATTCTCTATATAATAAAGGTCTTGAGCCTACATACCTACTTTCAGTGAAGTGTATTACTGATCCTGCGTTCATGAATAACGATGCCTTATATATTCCGTGTGCTATCATTTGTATAAGTCCTATTATTATTCCTAGTTGAATGTCGCTTAATAGTGCTCCTAAAGAGGAAGAGAAGATCATTAAGGAAATTTGATCTGCTGTGGAAAATGCTAAAATTACTTTTTGTTCATTAGTAGCCAAGGCATTTACGCTAGTATAAATTGCAGTAAATAGTGTTATTCCCACCATTATCTCGAAAAATAATAAAGTATTTCCATTTACTTGAATGAAAGGATAGGCTAGAAACGTTAATATTGCCCCTAGATTGACCATAGTTGCCGCATGTATTAGAGCACTAACCGGCGTAGGTCCTGTCATAGCTGTTAACAACCACTGTGTGAACGGAAATTGAGCACTCTTTGAGAGGCCTCCTAAGAATAATATTAACAATAATATCCAAGCTAGTGAATGTGAAGACAAAGTCGTCAGACTGGAGAAAACTGTGATCGTAATATTTGATATAGGATAAATAATGAAATTATATCCCGATAATGCAATAAGGTAGCCTAATACTGCCAAGAAACCCACATCTCCCACCCTAGTGAATATTAATGCTCTAATACCACTGGTTGTTGGTTTAGAGACGTACTCATATCCGAATATCTTCCTTCCGAAATCACCTACAACATTCATGGGATTATCATCTAGCCAATAGCTAATTAAACCGTAAGATGCTAAACTTGTTCCTTCCCATCCTGCAATGAAGAATAGTATATTGTTAGCCAACACCACAGATAACATGGAGCTTACAAATAGACCAAAGAATCCCCAATATCTCCTTAATACACTATCCTCCTTCATATACCCAATACTATATAAGGCTATAAAGAAAGATAAGGAAGAAACAAATAAAGCTAGAATTGATTGAAGCAAATTGGAACTCAATTGTATGTATCCATAAGAGAATGAATAAATTGGATGCCCAAATAAAGGTTCGCCTATATTGTTAACTAGCAATATTATGGATAATAACGTTGATACACCTATAGTAAATACAACTACTGCACCTCTAATATCTTGATTTAGAGATTTAGGAGTTATTAGTGCTATTAGCGAACCTAAGAGTGGTAAAAACACTATTAACGGTAGAATTATCGAATTTGTGAATAATGACAGAAAAGTTAGTGAAGGCGCTGCTAATTGAGGTAAGAAGAATAATACTATACTGGATATCGCTACAAGAATCATAGAAATTGAGTATTCTTTTACATTATCTACACTTAATACTTCTTTCTTCCCTGCGTAAACTTTCTTAAATAAGTAACCTGCGTAAGCTGAGGATGTCCCGATTGCTATCATAGTAAACGCTACTAGTAGGACAAATGGAGCTAAACCTATTTTCCCTAAAATAGTACCTTCAGAAAATATTAGCAAAGCTTCACTAACTAAACCAATAGTAGGTGGTAAACCTAGAAGGTTCATAACTCCGATAAAGGACAGTGTGGAATGGAGAGGAGAGGATAAGTATAAGCCCCCTAGATTATCTATATTTCTCTCGTTTAACTCAGTTATTGACGCACCAGCACTCATGAATAGTAAAGCCTTTCCGAATCCATGAGAAACGTAAATTAGAATGCTTGCCAGTATTCCTAATGGTAAGGAGGCAATAGAAGACTGTAATCCAGATATAAAAGCAATAGACGCCCCCAATAACATGTATCCCATCTGCGACACACTAGAATAAGCGAGGAACCTCTTGAAATCTTTCTGAGCTAAAGCATTTACCCCGCCGTATATCATTGTAATTAGCGCCCATGCTATGAATATTGGAGCTACGAAGCTCATTAAATGGAATAAATAGTAATAAATTATTACTACAAATATCCCTAACCCTACCATGTTGGGACTCAAAAGAATCGAAATGGGAGTTGGTGCTTCACCGTGAGCATATGGTAACCAAATATTAAAACCAGCTTGTGCACCTTTAATGAACATCCCTATTACGGCAATAATAAACACTAACAAACTATAAGGTATTACAGAATAATCCATGAAATGATATGCAGAAACATAAATATCCATAGTGCCGGTTGTTAGTCCTATTATTATTATTGATGCTAAGAGTAAAATAGTCCCAATGTGAGTCCAAATGAAGTACATTAGACTAATTCTACGCCTATCCCCATAACCATATAACGCTATCAATAAGAAAGAGGATATTAAGGAAATTTCTAGAAATATATATAACTCTAAAAGATTAATTGATGAAACTACGTAGAGCATTGAAAGAGCAAACAATGAGTATAAAGCATAGTATAAACCCCAATTATACTTCTTCTCCTCACTGAACTTATGCTCCATATACCTCAATGAATAGAGCGTAGTCACTGAAGTTACTACCAAGATTGTAATAATAAACGGGAAATTCAAATTATTTACCGTAACTCCAAAATAACCAACATACTTAGAGATGAATATCTTCTCGAAGTCTCCTAACATAAATAGATATGGTACATTTAATAAAATTGAGACTAAACTTAGACCAAAAGCCAAATATTTTGATCTAACAAAAAATATAATTATAGATATTA includes:
- a CDS encoding proton-conducting transporter membrane subunit; this encodes MIPILFTLLIISFIISIIIFFVRSKYLAFGLSLVSILLNVPYLFMLGDFEKIFISKYVGYFGVTVNNLNFPFIITILVVTSVTTLYSLRYMEHKFSEEKKYNWGLYYALYSLFALSMLYVVSSINLLELYIFLEISLISSFLLIALYGYGDRRRISLMYFIWTHIGTILLLASIIIIGLTTGTMDIYVSAYHFMDYSVIPYSLLVFIIAVIGMFIKGAQAGFNIWLPYAHGEAPTPISILLSPNMVGLGIFVVIIYYYLFHLMSFVAPIFIAWALITMIYGGVNALAQKDFKRFLAYSSVSQMGYMLLGASIAFISGLQSSIASLPLGILASILIYVSHGFGKALLFMSAGASITELNERNIDNLGGLYLSSPLHSTLSFIGVMNLLGLPPTIGLVSEALLIFSEGTILGKIGLAPFVLLVAFTMIAIGTSSAYAGYLFKKVYAGKKEVLSVDNVKEYSISMILVAISSIVLFFLPQLAAPSLTFLSLFTNSIILPLIVFLPLLGSLIALITPKSLNQDIRGAVVVFTIGVSTLLSIILLVNNIGEPLFGHPIYSFSYGYIQLSSNLLQSILALFVSSLSFFIALYSIGYMKEDSVLRRYWGFFGLFVSSMLSVVLANNILFFIAGWEGTSLASYGLISYWLDDNPMNVVGDFGRKIFGYEYVSKPTTSGIRALIFTRVGDVGFLAVLGYLIALSGYNFIIYPISNITITVFSSLTTLSSHSLAWILLLILFLGGLSKSAQFPFTQWLLTAMTGPTPVSALIHAATMVNLGAILTFLAYPFIQVNGNTLLFFEIMVGITLFTAIYTSVNALATNEQKVILAFSTADQISLMIFSSSLGALLSDIQLGIIIGLIQMIAHGIYKASLFMNAGSVIHFTESRYVGSRPLLYRELPSVFILQLIAALNLANLPPLIGFWAHDFIGNLTSSIPAIFYVYVILEFLGSLYILRYISRTFLWRGNSEEKSHGHLSMIMVISPAFLILASIILGGVYFYIASFFGIITYTQIDYISLVLSAIGWIIAFLVYTRTLNLNSIKSLLDFGYYGWYVNPAFDKFGYAFQGFSNTLFRSFERGAVDIGLNEKLPRSITNFGSRIYNVIEDHVLGDYILLYAWGVVVLLIIVLILFGVIG
- the nuoN gene encoding NADH-quinone oxidoreductase subunit NuoN, with amino-acid sequence MTNFLLYLPILIPSFLFLLISILILYIDNGRDDRRFKLGIWLSIVFMLISIATFIYSWSSGLVNYKLFSGNLIVDVPGYFFAITAISIGLLSILNSKDHLISWSTRSSMISLMMLSVLGLLYMSFANNIVVILVSWAISSAASYAITMLHKDYLSVDAGIKYLIMGLVSSSLMIIGFASYLVSTNSLFFTTSIVYPDVFYLAITFISIAFLFKMGAFPFQAWLPDVYTNSDRISVAFISSVGKLVGIIPLFRVIYLSDPNFLEIVIFIVISIGSMIVGNITAFSRKDIASILSFSSITQVGYILIGFAMFPLSPTIAIIGILVQSLAYGIAQVGLFGTVSHVEKVSGTSDISGLRGLSSQDRPLTFAITILILSLLGIPPIFGFWGKLFLFESSFIYPWLTIIAVLNSAISAGYYIPIIREMFRDGEFKMIKSSERDSAIISAILSIILGIVIPLIFQILVAQIG